Genomic DNA from Chanos chanos chromosome 6, fChaCha1.1, whole genome shotgun sequence:
GTCATTCCTGTTTTTCTTGAAtccatgttttttctttgtttatttggagtttttttttttaattactgtgtAGCGTATCTCCCTTGATGCTGTTTAGACAGAGCTGTATAACTCCTTATATTATATTTGCCCACAGTTGCTGGTGGAGATTTTGATGAGACCTACTCTAACAACACTCAAGAAGCCTAAAAGTAAGTTGATGGCAAAATGCACTatgataaaaatgattcatgtttttctttgtactGGTGTAGTGATGTATTCTTGAGTGCAGGGAGATTTCTCTGAAGGTGTGCTTGTAGTGTgggtgtatgtacatatgttttCGGTAGGATTCATTACTCTGTGATATGTGGTTTCTTGCCCTGTGTAGCCTTGTGGTTAACTGTTTGTGCATGATTAATAATTTCACATTCTTCTTTTTATAGTGAATGATGACTTGGTGAAGGACTGCCTAAGTGTGCTTTATAActgctgtatatgtgtgagtattCCTGCTCTTTCTACCTTCAATTTAAAATTGAACGGGATGCAAAGGGTTTTCTGTAgaactgctgttttttaaaaGGTTTATTTGCGTCTACTGATACGTTCCTTTGAGTATGATATTAACGGATGGTCCTCTTTCAGACGGAAGGGGTCACAAAAAGTCTCGCCGCCAGGGATGATTTCGTCTTGTTCCTCTTCACGTTGATGACCAATAAGAAGACCTTTCTACAGACTGCCACTCTAATCGAGGATATTCTTGGTGTCAAAAAGGTCAGTGCTGTGCTGAAGTCCCtttactgttttttctgttacaGTGATGTAAgcactcatttttttctgtgcttgCTTCTGGctgaacatttctgaaaattaaCTGCAAGGCTTGAGTTCTAGAAATAGTCTCTAAAATGTACGAATAACAGTGCTGAGTGATGAGTTCCTGTGATCTTTATTACTAGTCAGTCATAATTATTTGATGGGAGAACTTGTAAAACATGGAAAACTTTCTTACTCCATTTACATGGCAACACAGTTGTTCTTTTGGCAGTTTGTGCAACTCTCCTTATCCTCTATATTTATCATTTTGAGCTAAATATAAGCTAATGGTGAGGTTCATTGTGAGTACATGTAGAAACTGTGGATTGTAATATCTCTGAAGTGTTTCTCACTAACCTGACCCAACAGGAGATGATTCAGCTGGAGGGAATCCCAAACCTGTCTGGTCTAGTTCAGAGCTTTGACCAGCAGCAACTCGCCAACTTCTGCCGCATCCTCTCTGTCACCATCTCTGAGCCTGACGTGGGCAACGATGACAAACACACCCTCCTGGCCAAGAACGCTCAGCAAAAACGTAATGCCAGCCCCTCCAGAGCCGAAGTCAACCAGGGTAAGTGtgctcctgcccccccccccccccccccccccccccccccgtgctcATACACTGCAAATGCTCTGTTTGTCAGCGTTTTgcagtggtgtttttgttgttgttgtttaatatatttttttgtcatttatcaaTATATAATAAGCACAGTGGGTTACCTGTTTCATTCTGATTTCAAAAGTCAAATTTCTTTTGTCATATAAAAGGAACTGGTTCGTTGTGCTTACAGCCGGAATGCTAAATTTTATTTTGGATTTAAAGGTTCCTCTTTTGAATCACTGTATTCGGAATAGTTCGGCCTTCTAACTTTGATAGCCTGTCATTTACAATGAGAATATTGTATGTATCAAGTGAGAAGTTGTGCTCGAGTCAGAAAACCGTATTTAACTTATTTAAAACATCGTTCGTATCTGGTTAGGCACACAACATACAGAGCTGTATGGAAACAAAACTCTCCTTTTCTTCACTTTAAGCAAAATGACTAAACAATCCCGTGTGTTTTTTCAGTCACGCTCCTGAACATCCCTGGTTTTATCGAACGACTCTGTAAGCTGGCCACGCGGAAGGTTTCCGAGGCCACCGGGACATCTAATTTTCTGCAGGAGTTGGAGGACTGGTACACCTGGCTGGACAACGCCCTGGTGCTGGATGCACTCATGCAGATGGCCACCGATGAGGCCGAGCACAGCAGCACGGGTACAGCTTCCGCCCCTGTGTTTTTAGCCAaacttcacatcacatcacaggcCTCACTTCTCCACAGGGCTGTTTCTAACTGTTTATTTGAGGAACTGCCAGTGTTTCTATGTAGTTTTGTGCAGTAATTGTACTCTGCCTTGttgtcgtatgtgtgtgtgtgtaggtgtgggtTGAAGTTCCTGTAACTCTTTACTTTACTCTCAactgtttgtttcctttgttcAGAGTCGTCGGACGAGAGCACGCTGGCCACCAGTCCTCTGAGACATAGGCTTCCTCAGTCTATGAAGATTGTCCATGAGATCATGTATAAGGTTGAGGTGctgtatgtactgtgtgtgctcCTGAtgggcagacagagaaaccaGGTGAGACAGACTCTTAAACAGCCTAGACACAGACACCTCTCTGTTACAATGAGAGCACTCTGAGGCGATGTTGTATGATATCTAATGGTAatattattctctttttttaaatttgaacagcCATAGTATTCAATGTGAAGTGTGTCAGGAATATGTGAACCCTGTTTTCATAAATGTTCCTTTAGCATGGAATACATAGAACATTTGTATTCACCTCTTggctggtctctctctcacaggtacACAAGATGCTGGCAGAGTTTCGTCTCATCCCTGGCCTCAACAATCTTTTTGACAAGCTCATTTGGAGAAAGTACACGTCCTCTAATCACGTGGTTCACGGTCAGAATGAGAACTGTGACTGCAGTCCGGTGAGCTTCGCCATCTGTTGTACACGTCACCATATCATCTGTGATACACATGCGAGGAAAAACTCATGCATTCTGTTGGCTTGTTTAACGAAGGTTTTTACTGTATGTGCAGGAAATCTCATTTAAAATCCAGTTCTTACGCCTACTCCAGAGCTTCAGTGACCACCATGAGTGAGTACAATCTCCATTACCTTTTAAGAGAATGTTTTGTCgcagattaaaacaaacatgtttcaacacttgtgtttatttttaaatgtgtttcagaAATAAGTACCTGCTGCTGAACAGTCAGGAGCTGAATGAGTTGAGTGCCATCTCTCTGAAAGCTAACATCCCAGAGGTGGAAGCTCTGGTTAACacagacaggtacacacacacacacacatccatcaagTATTGTTTAATGCTGAGTTTCTGAATGACAAGGTTTATGAATATCAGTATTATGAGTAAAGTTATGGTAGATTACCATTATCTTTGGTATCTGTAAGGGTCTAATGTAGCCTTCCCCTCTGTTCTCTAATAGGAGTTTAGTGTGTGACGGTAAGAAAGGGCTTCTGACACGTCTGCTCACCGTCATGAAAAGGGAACCGCCAGACTCTTCCTTCAGGTGAGACCACAGGAGCAGTCTACCAGCTCCTCCCCTATACAACAGTCTTAGAAACCTGCACTCTTTAGATAGGCAGttctggggggtttttgttttgtttttttttatctgtgcgGGGACCCCTGTGATGAGTCATCCTCTTGCTCTTAGGTTCTGGCAGGCCAGAGCAGTGGAGAGCTTCCTCAGAGGAGCCACCTCATATGCAGACCAGATGTTCCTGCTGAAGAGAGGCCTGTTGGAGGTAAGGAAAGTACTGCTGACTCAGGCAGGCCAACCAAGCGTTCATGGGAAGCGCTGGAGCTTTGAGTTCACTCTGGAAAGCGTGGGAGCGATGTTCAAAAAGCTACTGCAGGCACCATTTAAGTTTAAATATGTATAGCACTCGTAGATTTTCTGCTGAGTTTTGTCTGATCTGCAAGGActtgtctgatgtgtgtctgtcagctcCAGCGGATCTGAACAGATTTTCGGCTGTTGGAGGCAAAATGTTTGAGTTCGTGGTCGTTGAGATGACTTGTCGTCAAACAGAGGGAAAATAATACtgtgtctgctttttttgtttgtttgttttttaccacaGCACATCCTATACTGCATCATTGACAGTGGCTGTAAGTCAAGGGACGTGCTACAGAGCTACTTCGACCTGCTTGGGGAACTCATGAAATTCAACATCGATGCCTTCAAGAGATTCAACAAATACGTGGACTCGGAGGAAAAGGTAAAAAGCATCGTCAGTGGAAACATGATGTTGTATACTGTGACTGTACTGAGCTGAAGGAGGGCCCCGCGAGGCATGGTACCACGCTGGGTCACGTAATGATGATACACGTTTTCTGGTTTGTGCAGTTTCAGACCTTCCTTAGCCAGATCAACAGCTCGCTCGTGGACTCCAACATGCTAGTACGCTGCATCGTCCTGTCACTGGACAGATTCGAGAGCCAGACAGAGGACGTGAAAGGTATAACTGGTTCGCTACAAGCTTCACAGCCAAACAGACTGAAGTGCTCAGAAAGATGATTTAAaacctcttttcctctctcttcatttattGATTGTACTTGCCACTTTAGTTCATTTACTCTTTGATTTAGTTGTCTGCCCCAGTTACGTTGAGGAAAGAAATCTTTCTTCCACGAGGCGAAGTAAATGACTAATATGTACAGTTTAAGCACGGCTGTAAACAACTGAGAGGATGTGACTCATGTATTGAGGACATGTGTTCAGTCCCTATTTTAAGCTGAATTTGAATGGCTGGCACAGTAGACatggtgctctgtgtttttccacagtGGTTGAAGTGCTTTCTGAGTGCTGTCTCTTATCGTACATGGCCCGGGTGGAGAACAGACTGTCCTTCCTCTTCAGGCTGATCAACATCATCAACGTACAGACTCTTACGCAGGCAAGTTCTCGTTCCTGGACTTCACATATCTCGCCCTCTTAtctcgactctctctctctctctgtgtgtggagttAACAGGATGATTTTTTCCTTTGGAGTAAGATGCTGCCATGCTCTGGCTAATACATGTCTGGTTTTGAGCTGTATTTTGCTTGAATTGGGGTAGTTTAATGTAGGTAAGGGTTCACTTGCTTATTGTAGTCGTTTAGCACAAGATGAGGAGAAGTAAGTGAATGAAGTCATTGAATCGAGTGATGCACACAGGGTCAATTATGGGCCATTAATACACCAAATTAACAAAGTTTTAGAAGACTCCCTCCAAACTGAAAATAGTAAAATAACCTCTGTTCTAAGTTGAAATGTTTGGCTGAAACTTGCTTTATGATGAACGATTCTGGCTTCATTTGTGAAAACTGATTgtcaaaaatgaaacagcacagGCATTTGGCAGGAGCATTCCATCCTTACTTAAGTATGGGAGCAGACCCTCTCCTCTGCTTGACACAACCCACTAATGCACTctgccctccccccccccccaatcctccTCTAGCCATCTCATATACTGATCTCGCTTTCTCACATTCTTAggtctcctgtttttttttatgtttgtttttgtttttcttttttccccaggaGAATGTTAGCTGTCTTAACACCAGTCTGGTGATTTTGATGCTGGCCAGAAGGAGGGGGAAACTGCCGTTCTACCTGAACGCGCTGAGGGAAAAGGAGTACGCTGAGAAGTACCCGGGCTGTCTGCTCAACAACTTCCACAACCTGCTGCGCTTCTGGCAGCGTCACTACCTCAACAAAGACAAAGATAGCACTTGTCTAGAAAACGTGAGTGTCCTCATAACGCAGCCGTCTTTTCCCGCCGATGCATAATTCACATAACTGACTCAGAATGGGCATTAATGATAATAGCTCAGCGGTTCTCAATCCTGCGCCAGGGGGACCCTTGCTCTGcccgttttccatctttccctgctctactgacctgactgaactcatcagtggcgcttttgattggctgaagacaCCTCattttaatcaagagcatgttaatcacactaatcagatgtgtttggagcagatagaagatatgcagagcaggggtgccccaggagcaggattgagaaacgcTGATACAGCTGATAGTGGTAGCGCCATATGTGCTCTTTAAGAACGAATGCAGAATGGACACTGAGATTATGTGTTTCAAAGCCAACATGTTTCCGCCCACAGAGCTCCTGCATTCCCTTCAGCTTCTGGAAGGAGACGGTATCAGTGCTGCTTGGAACAGACAGGACTTCTCTTTGTGCCATAGCCAGCTACATAGATGAGCCTTACATGGAGCTCGACCAGGACCTGCTTGAGGATTGATGTACTAGGGGCTGGGGTCGGGCAAAGGAACGGG
This window encodes:
- the trpc4apa gene encoding transient receptor potential cation channel, subfamily C, member 4 associated protein a produces the protein MATLLGSESPCTWGKRRSRNRNIITRISQSQISGRGFSRGTQLPEALLQERDKRARWHGIPVLLQKLYESSHLNSDFTQTHAVLKELSSLLSMEAMSFVTEDRKTAQESTFPNTYTFDLFGGVDLLVEILMRPTLTTLKKPKMNDDLVKDCLSVLYNCCICTEGVTKSLAARDDFVLFLFTLMTNKKTFLQTATLIEDILGVKKEMIQLEGIPNLSGLVQSFDQQQLANFCRILSVTISEPDVGNDDKHTLLAKNAQQKRNASPSRAEVNQVTLLNIPGFIERLCKLATRKVSEATGTSNFLQELEDWYTWLDNALVLDALMQMATDEAEHSSTESSDESTLATSPLRHRLPQSMKIVHEIMYKVEVLYVLCVLLMGRQRNQVHKMLAEFRLIPGLNNLFDKLIWRKYTSSNHVVHGQNENCDCSPEISFKIQFLRLLQSFSDHHENKYLLLNSQELNELSAISLKANIPEVEALVNTDRSLVCDGKKGLLTRLLTVMKREPPDSSFRFWQARAVESFLRGATSYADQMFLLKRGLLEHILYCIIDSGCKSRDVLQSYFDLLGELMKFNIDAFKRFNKYVDSEEKFQTFLSQINSSLVDSNMLVRCIVLSLDRFESQTEDVKVVEVLSECCLLSYMARVENRLSFLFRLINIINVQTLTQENVSCLNTSLVILMLARRRGKLPFYLNALREKEYAEKYPGCLLNNFHNLLRFWQRHYLNKDKDSTCLENSSCIPFSFWKETVSVLLGTDRTSLCAIASYIDEPYMELDQDLLED